In the Cylindrospermopsis raciborskii Cr2010 genome, TCGATTGATATATTTCATAATAGAAGCAATGATTTCTTCCTCAAGAATTTCACACAATCTTGTTTTATGACCGTGTTTCATCTGTAATACTAACTCCTGAGTGCGACAAGAGATGTCTTGCATCACATATTCATCTGGCAAAATCACAGGAGTTTTTAAAATATATTTAGCAGAATTATTTGCTGAAGGGTTAATAGATTTTAAGCAATGCCAAAAAGCAGGAGAGTTACAATAAGCTAATAAGAAAAATAAATCTATGGAAGATTTAGGAAAAATTCCTACTATAGACTGATCAAAAAGAGTCTGCTCAATTAATACTGCTGTCGGACGTTTAGAGGTTACCATAGGAAAGCCAATTCCTGTTTTGAAATAATATATAATAATTTATTCATTTTTCTATCAATTACTATTTACGATTACAGTACATCACTAATAGAATAAATATTCCCAATCCCACTAAATACTTAACTGGATCTGGTATTATGGGGTTGGGAGAGAAAAACCCCTCGATTATTCCAGCAATAATTAGTAATGGTACAATTCCAAAAACCAATTGTGCAGCAAGGGAACTGTAATATTTAATTGCTTCTAGACGTAAATATTTACCAGGAAATAGAATTCCTCTACCCAATAATAAACCTGCTCCCCCTGCAAAAAATATGGCAGGTAATTCCAGGGCACCATGGGGAAATACAAAGGCCCAAAATGGATAGGCTAGATTATTTTCAGCCACTAAAGTAGCAATAGAGCCAATCAATAATCCATTGAATACTAATATGTAAATAGTGAATATTCCCCCCGTAATTCCCCCAGCAACAGCAGAAAAGGAAACGGAAATATTATTAATCATAATATTACTGGATGCTAAGGGTTCTATACCGACTATGGAACCTATCCATAACTCACCCCGATCTTGAACTTGGGAAATCAAACTCTCAGGTATCAGTAGGGACATAAAACTGGGATCTTGCCAAGTATACCACCAACCTACTAACATCCCTAAGATGAATAGTCCTGTAGCAGCAATGATATAGGGAAAGGTCTGTTGTACTATAGCTGGAAATCTCCAACGGTAAAACTGTATGACTCCTTCCCATTCTTGTTTTCGAGAACCTTGGTAAATTTGTGTGTAAGCACGGGTTGCTAGGAGTTGTAAACTTTGAAATAAAGTATGGGACACGTTGTAGGTGCGCGCTCGTGCTAAGTCAGCTGTTATAGACCGATAAAGACTAGCCAGCTCTCTAATTTCTGACGATTTCAGGGATTTTAGTCTTTTTCGCTCTATTTTGCTCAAAAGGGAGTCTAACCGTTGCCAATTTTCTTCCCTTGTGCTAATCCAACGTTTAATATTCATTAAATTTACGGTACTGAGGTGAATTTAGTTTAATATATTCTTACTCTCAATAATATCCGTTCCTTTTGCAAATTGCCTACTGTGATCTGACTTAGTAGTTAATTGGAGTGTTTTTTATTATGGCTGAGAATAGAGGTTT is a window encoding:
- a CDS encoding stage II sporulation protein M, translated to MNIKRWISTREENWQRLDSLLSKIERKRLKSLKSSEIRELASLYRSITADLARARTYNVSHTLFQSLQLLATRAYTQIYQGSRKQEWEGVIQFYRWRFPAIVQQTFPYIIAATGLFILGMLVGWWYTWQDPSFMSLLIPESLISQVQDRGELWIGSIVGIEPLASSNIMINNISVSFSAVAGGITGGIFTIYILVFNGLLIGSIATLVAENNLAYPFWAFVFPHGALELPAIFFAGGAGLLLGRGILFPGKYLRLEAIKYYSSLAAQLVFGIVPLLIIAGIIEGFFSPNPIIPDPVKYLVGLGIFILLVMYCNRK